In Lactococcus protaetiae, the genomic window GTCAGTTCTATTTTCGATTTCTAAAAATTTCATACATCAAAATACTAGCTGCGACACTGGCATTTAGACTTTGAACGTGTCCAATCATCGGAATGGTAATCATCTCATCTACTTGTTTTTTGAGATTTTGTCCGATACCATGTCCTTCATTGCCTATAACCAGGGCAACTTTTCCAGCAGTATTCCATTTTGGATACGAAGTACCATCCATATCTGTACCAAAAATCCAAAATCCCTCTGCTTTTAGCCGATCAAGTGCTTGAGAAAGGTTCGTCACTCGAACAACAGGAACATATTGCAGCGCACCAGTTGAAGCCTTAACCGCTGTCGGTGTAATTCCAACTGAGCGATGTTTTGGAATAATGATTGCATCAACACCTGTTGCATCTGCTGTTCTGGCGATAGAACCCAAATTATGAGGGTCTGTCAGTTCGTCCAGAATCAAAATTGTCGCTTCTGATTTTTCTGTCAGCACTGACAGAATATTGTCTAGTTCTGCATAGGCAAATTCAGACACACGAGCCACAAATCCTTGATGGACTCCATTTTCAGTCATTTTATTTATCTCATTTTTAGGTGTCCAAGAAATATTAACTTTCTTAACTCGCGCAAGCTCTTTTACCTTTTCGACATTTTTGCCACGTAAATCTTCTTGAATGTAAAGCTTGTTCACAGTATCAACATTTAGTGCTTCGGTCACTGCATGTAAGCCATAGATTAAATCTGTATTTTCCATGAGAATATTATAACATTTTTACTCTAAAAAACCTGACAATATTCGTTAGTCTGTTTATTATGTAATAGCTCTAAAAAAATTATGTAAACCATTGATTTTAAGTTAATTCCTATTTTACATAATTTTTATGATAATTACTTAATAAGTTTGACCTCATAAATTTTAGATAACTTAATAATCTCTTAAATAAATTTTTTATTTCTTTATTTTCAAAATCTTCTAGCTCTCTAATTCTATTCTCTCCTATTTAAAATTTCAAAAGTGAATGACTTATTCTAAATCGTCTAATATAACATCCTACCACGTCTCTTAAATATTATATTTATATCCTCAAAATGGCTAGGAAACTACAGTTAGTTTAGATTCACTTATTATATAGAAGACAAAACAAATATATTTACTGATTATCATTTTTCTTTATCACATAATTTGTCATTTCTTTTTGATATTTTGATACTTCCCAGACCTCCTCTGGATGATTAAGATACTGAGCTAGCAAATAAGCAATGTAAGGTCCCACTGTCAAACCCGATGAACCCAGACCACATGCTACGATAAGCCCTTTTTCATTCATTATTGGTCCAAAAAATGGTGCAAAATCAGAAGTATAAGCCCTTGTTCCTACTCGATATTGAGCTTTCCCTCTAGTAAAACTAGAATCCCTCACAAATCTTTCTACTCCTTGTGTCAATTGTTCAAATGCAGCTTGAGTAGGCTTTAAATCCCAACCCGCTTCGTTCTCATGTGTTGCACCAAGTAAAATCTTCCCCTTTTGAAATGGAATCAAATCTGCTTCACCATCTAAAAATGCAACTGGCCAATTTCCTGTATCAAAAGTAGTTTCAAAAGAAAGGAGCTGTCCTTTTTGAGGTCTAACATCCGTTTCGTAGTCAATAGAACTCAATAAATTTTTAAGTGCTGGCCCAGCACAGAGTATCAACTCCTTTACCTCTATATTTTCAGACGTACTCTCAATTCCCCAATACTCACCTACTCGGTGCAAGCTTGCTTCCTCAGTGACAAATTTCACTCCTCTAGCCATCGCCCGCCGTTTCAAATGCTCTAAATAAGACTTGCCATCCAATCTTGCACCACCAGAAATATAAAGACTAGGTAATTCCTTTAGTAGTGGAAAAAAATCAACCGTTTCTTCTGGACTAAGCAATTGAATTTCTCCAATCTCTGGAGCTTCCTTTTTTCTTTCCAGCGCCAATTGTTTCAATCTTTCAAGCTCATCTGGTTCTCTCAAAAAGAGCGTACCACATTGTTCATAGACTTCTGCTGGTAAGTCAAAATCTCTAACCAATTGTTCAAAAAATGCAGCGCCATCTTTAGCAAGCTGGTACCATTTCTTATTTCGCCTTTTAGAGAGCCACGGTGAAATAATTCCCGCACTTGCCTGAGTCGCTTGATTCTTTTGAGAATCAAATAAAATGACCTCATATTGTGTCGTATCAATATAATTTGCTAACGTCATTCCGATAATTCCGCCACCAATAATTGCAATCTTTTTCATATAAATAAACCGTTATTCTTACTTTGATAAAAGCCTCAAAGCATTAATTCCCCTCAACTATGTTACATGATAGACCACTAACCATTCTCGTTAGAAAATAAAATCAAGACTCAAAGTCCTGATTTTATTGTTAATGTTCTTTAACTTAGCAAGTGCGTGCTATCTCCGCCCTTTGGGATACGCTGTCGATGCTCGCTACGCCACTAAAGTGGCTAGTCGCAATCGCAATTCCCCCACCTCTATAAGGTGGCTGGATAAGCAGCACCATCTCCGCTTCGCTACGCTGTCCATTCGCTCTAAATCGCTAAAGCGATAAGGCGAAATGGCAAGCTCTGCTTTCGTTCTACTAACATTGGTGGGGGAGAAAGCCCCCACCACCAATGAAGCAATCACTTCAAGCCAAAGCTCCCATTGGATCCCACGGAAGTAAAACTTGTGGTTCTGATTCATAGGCAGTAAGTTCTTCTTCAGTCAAAAACTCTTTGCGTACAACAATTTGATAAGTATATTCATCCATCCAACTATCCGAAGCAACGAAGTAACCTTTGAAATCCCCTGCATCTTTACCCCAAGAATTTTCAACTTTCCATTTAACAGGGTTTCCTTCTGAATCTAAATCTACACCAGCCAAAACCATGGCATGAGTCATCAAACTTTCTCCGTAGTCCAAGCGCCCAGCTTTGTCTTGGGTAAATTCAATATCAAGTGCTGTTTTAAAATCATAAGCATCCATTGTCAAGAGACCCGCAGACCGATTTGATTCTTGACCAACATCACAGCCAAACCAAACTGTTTCACCTGCTTGCATTTGTGCGATTGCAAGTTTTTTGAAGCGTTCCATATCAACATTCAAATGCTTCACATCACGCGCACCGACAACATTTCCAAGAAATTCGACAGTATAAGATTTATTGTAAGGCTTATCTGCCGTTGGCGCGTTAATGACTGACACATAATCACTCAAATCAACATTTACAAATTTACTATAAAACTCTTTTGGAGTGCCTTCAAATTTAATCAAGTTATTTTCCTTGTCACGAAAGGCAAAATCAAAGCTTTGTGGTGGTAATCCCAAAGTTATTGCCAAGAAATTAAAAATTTCTTGCAATAAATCTTCTTTAACGGCTTGTACATCACCTTCTTGCTCAATAGTATAACGTAAAATTTCTGCATCTTGACGAAGTAATTTGTTTAAATATTGATTAAGTTCCCGAGATGACGATGATGCTTGTGATTCAGGATATACTGATTTTGGTACCACACCATATTTTTCAAAAATCGCAACCATCATATCCCATTGACCCCCATCTTGTTGGGGAGTTTGAAGTAAAAATTTCAAACGACGGTCATCCATATTAACATGATTGATGATTTGTTCAAAAAACCAATTTGATTTTTCATATTTATCCCAGAAAAAAGTATAGGCTTGTGAAAACTCAAAATCTTCAGTTTTAAACTCATTGATAAATTTGTGACGGAAAGTATTCATTGCTGCAAACATCCAGCAACGTCCTGATTGTTTTTGATTCGTTACTGGATCTTTTGTCAAATCAATCGAAAACTCTGGCAAGTTAGCCGCGTGTGAACCTCGTACTTCAAGACTAGAAAGCAAACCATTTTTTGTTGCTGCATTTTCTACTGCACGTAATTTTGTATTTTCAGCAAAATTTTCGTAGAGTTTTTGTGTGAAATCTTTTGTCAAAGTCATTTTTTCCCTCCAATAGCCTTACATTTTTGTCAATATTTTGACGAAACACCAAAAATATTGATGTTCAATTATTCACTATATTCTTCCATTATAATCTAAATTATCAAAAAAATCAGCAACTACAGCTGATTCTTCATAAAAACAATGGCAAATGAACGTATTATTTTAACTTAGCAAGTGCGTGCTATCTCCGCCCTTGGGGCTCCACTGTCCGTTTGATTGCCACTTGGTATTGGCACTTTAGTGCCTTACAGCCAATGCCTTTTGCTCTTCCCTAAACAAACGGACAAATGTCCTATGGTCATGCGAAGCTAACTGCTAAAGCAGTAAGAGCAAAAGGCAAAGCGATAAAGCGAAATGGCAAGCTCTGCTTTCGTTCTACTAGCATAGTACAGGACAATCACACCATGACATACTAATTTTATCTAAAAGTTATAACGATAATTTCTTTAATCTATCTGAAAGCTCCGTCTGTGCCTCAATTAACCATGGATGAACAACCTTTAAACCTGCTTGCTTAATAAAGTTAATATAATACAATGCTGCAGCTTCCATTGAATCTTCGAGTGAATAAAGCAACCCCTCTTTAAAGGGAGCATTATCTCCACCATCCCAGCTGATTTTATCTGCCAAAAATAGAATTAAATCAAGCTTTGTATAGTTTGCACGCAGTGTTGTATGACATTCAACAGCTTCCAAAATCTCGATATCTGTTATCTTAAACTTTTCCTTGGCTAACCACTTTGACAATTTTTGGTGGATAATCAACGGAAATTCATATTCCTCAGCTAATAGAGAAATTCCAAAATTTTCAGCCCTCTCTACGCGCTCATCATTTGGGTAAACTCCACCAATATCGTGCAAAAGTCCAGCTATATATGCCTTATTCCTATCATAATCATACTCAACAGCAAGCTTTTCTGCCGTTGTTGCCACCGCAAGCGAATGCTCAAATAATTTTTCACTGTTTAAGAAATCATGAACTTTTTCAATCAATCTATCTCTGTTCTCCATTAAAATTTCTCCCTAGCCCAAATTCTATCGCAATAGATAAATTCTTTTTTAGTTTTTCGAACTCAATTATATCAAGATGTGAGCAACATCGCTAAGAAGCGTAGAGAAATAGAAAAATGTGGTTCTGCTCGTAGAGCAGGTTCCATTTTGTCTTTTTTCATAGCTTTTGATGTTGTAAACTCAATTATATCAAGATGTGAGGTTGCTTGTCCAGAACTCATGAAAATTGCCGTTTAGCTCTTTGCGCTTTAGTGCATAAGCCAATGGACAGCATAGTGCTAGAAGCGCGTAGATAAGAAAAGACGGAGAACACTCATTGACGACTTTTATCTATTTTTCTGAGTTCTAAGCAGCCAAGCCCAATTATAACAAAAAACCTACTAAGAGAGCAGGTTCTTGTAAACGTTTTTTGAGCAGTGAAACGGAAATAGTGCTGCTTATCCCTCCACCTAAAAAGGTGGGAGAGTTACCACTCCGACTAGGTGCTTTGCCTTTTGCTCTTACCATTTCGTCTTGCCAGCTTTGGCGGAAGTTAGCAAGCACTTGCTTGGTTAAATTTCCACAGCTGTGCCAGAAGCAATAATCATCATCATATTATTCCCACCATTGCCGATTGTTTCATAATCTACTTTAACACCAACCACTGCGCCTGCTCCAAGGGCTGTTGCACGTTGTTTTAATTCCTCGAGTGCTTCTTCTCGTCCTTGAATCAATTCATTTTCATAAGATTTTGAGCGACCGCCTAAGATATTTGTAAAACTTGCTTTAAAGTCTTTGATAAAATCAACTCCAGCGACAACTTCGCCGAAGACAATTCCTTTATATCCTTTAATCTCTACACCATCAATGGTATTTGTCGTTGTGATAATCATGTTAATCTCCTTAAAGTTCACTTCAATATCTTGATTATACCATTTTATTTAGTAGACTAATCAGCCCTTTGGCTGATTTTCGCCCTGCCTCAATGATAAATTCATCAAACTTCACGTTAGCATCATGGTCAGCTGTATCAGACATTGCACGAATGATAACAAATGGTTTATCTAAAGCTGTTGCAGCTTGTGCAATTGATGCACCTTCCATTTCAACTGCCAAGACATCTGGAAAATGCTTCTTAATTTCAATGATACGTGAGGGACTACTGATAAAGCTGTCAGAACTTGTAATCAGGCCGATATGGACACCATCCAAAACTTTTTTCAGCTCAGAAACAAAATATTTACTTGACTCAAAATATAATGGTTGTTGAGCCATTTGACCAAAAGCATAACCGAAAGCAGTGACATCCACATCATGATAAGCCAGCTTATCAGCAACAACAACGTCACCAATATTTAATCCTTGAGCTACAGCTCCTGCCGATCCTGTATTGATAATAGCATCCACTTCGAAAATCTCAACAAGAAGCGCCACAGCGAGCGCAGACATTACTTTACCAATGCCAGACTCTACCAATACAACTTCGTGGCGACCAATTGAACCCGTATGAAAAGTACGCCCGTGACGTGTATGTTTTTCTGCATTTTCTAGATTTTCAATAAGTACGCGGATTTCTTCATCCATTGCACAGATAATTCCTAATTTCATTATTGCCTTTCTTTATACTAGTTCACCTTTAATTTTACGTAGTAAAATTATTAGATGAACTGCAGATATACTGCCTTTTGTTCTTGCAAGCTTTGCTTGCTAGGCAAACGGACAGCGGAGTGAGTGAAACGAATGTAGACCGTTCGCAGAACGGCGCACAAAGTGCGTGCCTTGCGCCTGAGCAAGAAGTGTTTTGCGTGAAACGCAAAGGTTGCGATTGCGACTAGGTGCTTTGCCTTTTACTCTTGCTGCTTTAGCAGCGGACAGCGGAGCAACGAAGTTGCGTAGAAAACCGTTCACAGAACGGCGTGCGAATCACGTAGCACCGTAGCGAACCATTTCGCCTTGCTGCTTTAGCAGATTGCGATTTGAACTTGCCACTTTAGTGGCTTAGTGAAATCGACAGCGGAGCAAAGAGGAGATAGAGCGAATGCCTCTATCGTTGTCAGCTCCGCTGACTTACGAATAGAGGACAAATTGTTCTACGGATATCCGTGGTGCATCAACAACGTAGCGCAGCGAAGTGACTTTTAAACCTAGGTTTAAAAATCAAACAGTATTAGTTCCCTTTATTAATACCCGATATAGACACTTCAATAATCAGAAATAATACCAGACAAATGCGATTCCAAGAAGAATCACAATCACAGTAACAATCCAAAGCCATTTATTGATTATCTTCCCGCGTTTCTTTACTTTTGCATTTTCAATCCGCCGGCTCTTATAGACTGAGTTTTTACTTAATTCTCGCTCAATATTGTCATATTTTTCTGCAATTTCACGGTCGTTTTCAAGTTCTTTTTGTAACTTTTGATCAAGTCTTTTTTTATCCTGTTTTGCTTGCTCAATGATATCATCTGTCAAAAGTGGTCTAGGCATTTTTTTCAACCTCCGCCTTAAGCTGTTGGATTTCCCAATACCAAATCGCTAGAATTGTTTTTGCGTCTGAGATTTGCCCTGTTGCTATCATTTCTTTTGCCTCAGGTAGCGTCACCTCAACTTTCTCCAAAAACTCTCCAACATCTGCTGCTCTTGGATGCTTGATTTTGGTTAATTCTGATGAAAAATAGACGTATGTTTTTTCTGATGAAAATCCTGGTGTACCGTAAAAGGCAGAGATTTCTATTAAATTTTCTGCTTTATAACCCGTCTCTTCTTCTAATTCACGTAAGGCGGCAGCTTGAGGATTCAATTCTTCACCTACTTCTAATTTTCCTGCTGGAATCTCAAAAATAAACTGCTCTAATGCTTTACGGTATTGTCCTACCAAAATCATCTTGTCACAACGAACTGGTGCAATTGCAAC contains:
- a CDS encoding YbjQ family protein — protein: MIITTTNTIDGVEIKGYKGIVFGEVVAGVDFIKDFKASFTNILGGRSKSYENELIQGREEALEELKQRATALGAGAVVGVKVDYETIGNGGNNMMMIIASGTAVEI
- the yqeK gene encoding bis(5'-nucleosyl)-tetraphosphatase (symmetrical) YqeK → MENRDRLIEKVHDFLNSEKLFEHSLAVATTAEKLAVEYDYDRNKAYIAGLLHDIGGVYPNDERVERAENFGISLLAEEYEFPLIIHQKLSKWLAKEKFKITDIEILEAVECHTTLRANYTKLDLILFLADKISWDGGDNAPFKEGLLYSLEDSMEAAALYYINFIKQAGLKVVHPWLIEAQTELSDRLKKLSL
- a CDS encoding 5'-methylthioadenosine/adenosylhomocysteine nucleosidase; protein product: MKLGIICAMDEEIRVLIENLENAEKHTRHGRTFHTGSIGRHEVVLVESGIGKVMSALAVALLVEIFEVDAIINTGSAGAVAQGLNIGDVVVADKLAYHDVDVTAFGYAFGQMAQQPLYFESSKYFVSELKKVLDGVHIGLITSSDSFISSPSRIIEIKKHFPDVLAVEMEGASIAQAATALDKPFVIIRAMSDTADHDANVKFDEFIIEAGRKSAKGLISLLNKMV
- the pepC gene encoding aminopeptidase C, with protein sequence MTLTKDFTQKLYENFAENTKLRAVENAATKNGLLSSLEVRGSHAANLPEFSIDLTKDPVTNQKQSGRCWMFAAMNTFRHKFINEFKTEDFEFSQAYTFFWDKYEKSNWFFEQIINHVNMDDRRLKFLLQTPQQDGGQWDMMVAIFEKYGVVPKSVYPESQASSSSRELNQYLNKLLRQDAEILRYTIEQEGDVQAVKEDLLQEIFNFLAITLGLPPQSFDFAFRDKENNLIKFEGTPKEFYSKFVNVDLSDYVSVINAPTADKPYNKSYTVEFLGNVVGARDVKHLNVDMERFKKLAIAQMQAGETVWFGCDVGQESNRSAGLLTMDAYDFKTALDIEFTQDKAGRLDYGESLMTHAMVLAGVDLDSEGNPVKWKVENSWGKDAGDFKGYFVASDSWMDEYTYQIVVRKEFLTEEELTAYESEPQVLLPWDPMGALA
- the macP gene encoding cell wall synthase accessory phosphoprotein MacP, yielding MPRPLLTDDIIEQAKQDKKRLDQKLQKELENDREIAEKYDNIERELSKNSVYKSRRIENAKVKKRGKIINKWLWIVTVIVILLGIAFVWYYF
- the rlmB gene encoding 23S rRNA (guanosine(2251)-2'-O)-methyltransferase RlmB, with amino-acid sequence MENTDLIYGLHAVTEALNVDTVNKLYIQEDLRGKNVEKVKELARVKKVNISWTPKNEINKMTENGVHQGFVARVSEFAYAELDNILSVLTEKSEATILILDELTDPHNLGSIARTADATGVDAIIIPKHRSVGITPTAVKASTGALQYVPVVRVTNLSQALDRLKAEGFWIFGTDMDGTSYPKWNTAGKVALVIGNEGHGIGQNLKKQVDEMITIPMIGHVQSLNASVAASILMYEIFRNRK
- a CDS encoding NAD(P)/FAD-dependent oxidoreductase is translated as MKKIAIIGGGIIGMTLANYIDTTQYEVILFDSQKNQATQASAGIISPWLSKRRNKKWYQLAKDGAAFFEQLVRDFDLPAEVYEQCGTLFLREPDELERLKQLALERKKEAPEIGEIQLLSPEETVDFFPLLKELPSLYISGGARLDGKSYLEHLKRRAMARGVKFVTEEASLHRVGEYWGIESTSENIEVKELILCAGPALKNLLSSIDYETDVRPQKGQLLSFETTFDTGNWPVAFLDGEADLIPFQKGKILLGATHENEAGWDLKPTQAAFEQLTQGVERFVRDSSFTRGKAQYRVGTRAYTSDFAPFFGPIMNEKGLIVACGLGSSGLTVGPYIAYLLAQYLNHPEEVWEVSKYQKEMTNYVIKKNDNQ
- a CDS encoding NUDIX hydrolase, with the translated sequence MLDFDEKKFEEKTLSREEIFHGKIFHVVRDIVSLPDNTTSFRELVFHNGGVAIAPVRCDKMILVGQYRKALEQFIFEIPAGKLEVGEELNPQAAALRELEEETGYKAENLIEISAFYGTPGFSSEKTYVYFSSELTKIKHPRAADVGEFLEKVEVTLPEAKEMIATGQISDAKTILAIWYWEIQQLKAEVEKNA